Below is a genomic region from Actinoallomurus bryophytorum.
GCCGGGATGTGCGCGGCGCTTGCCGACTCAGTCGACTTCCTGATCAGGCAGAAGAACGCGGCGCGGTCGCAGCTCGAGCTCTCGTGCGGGTTTCTGGTTCTGACCTGGGCGGCCGCGTGGGCCATCTCGTGGCTCACGGGAGGTACCTCGATCGCGGCGGCCGAGGCGGTGACCGCGGCCGAAGGCTTCGCGGTCAAGACGTTCTTCCTGCAGATCGCCAAGGCGGTCGGGGTGGGAGTGTGGTTCGCCGGCGGCATGGACGGTGCCGCACAGCTCGCCCGCATCCAGCAAGGTCTCCAGAAGGGCTTCGACGGCGGGGAGTTCCTCAGCGCGCTCGGTGAGGGGGCCATCGCCGGGGCGGTGATGGGCGGAATCGGCGCCGGGCTCGCGGCCCGTACCCGGCTGACCACCGCGCTCACCGACTGGATGGGGGCCGACGGCGCCAAAGGTGTCGTATCCAGGCTGGCGTTCGCCGGGACGACCGGAACTGTGGGCAACCTCGCGGCGCAGGGGCTGGTCGAACACCATCTCGATCTCGCCCAGGCCGCCCAGTTCGGGTTCGGCATGGCCGGTCTCGGGGCCGTGGGCGAGCTGGGGAAACGCCACTTCGGCGGGGCTCCGGCGGGCCCTCACTCCGATGTCCCCGCACTCGCCGACGGCTCCGCTCCCGCCCCGGCGACCGGGCACGCGCCGCCGAGCACGCCTCCCGCCGTGACCGAGATCCGTACCGAGCCCCCCTCCGCGCCGGCTCTCCCGCACGACGGCGGCGGCCTGCCCGGTGAGACCGGTCCGGCGGACGCCGGGTCCACCACCCTGGCCGGGCACGAGAACCCGGTCCCGCGGGCCGACGGTCAGGGCGCCGGCCCGTCTCCGGCGGATCAGGGTGGCGGCCAAAGCCGTATCGGGACCATCATCAACCAACCTCCCGGCCGGACCCCTGCCGACCACGTCGTCGCCGAGGGCGCACCCGGTGTCCCCATGGCCGTCGTGGACGCCACCCCACGCCCGGCCGTGCCCACGTCCGTACGCACCGGCGCGCCGGTCGAAGGGCGGGTCGCCTCGTCCGATTCGCCGCCTCCCGCCACGAGGCCCGTGCCCGACGGTGCGGCCCGCGCGAGGCCCGCGGCCGAGGACGGACCGTCTCCGGCGGCGCCGCCGGAGCACGCCGCGTCCGCGCGGCCGGGTGATGGTTCGACGCTCGCGGCCGGGGACACGGCCCGGCCGGCCGGCGCACCCGCGCCGGGGCAGGTCGCCGCCGGGGACGTACCTCTCGACGGGGGCGGCCGGGCAGGCCCCGTCGCGCCCTCGCACACGCCGGACCAGGCCGGATCGCCGGCCGGGCTCGCCGCCGTCGCATCACCGGCCGACGGCGGTGCCGCCCTCCACCCGGCGGAGTCGCACGCCGGCGACGCACCGGCACCGGTGACACCGCGGCCCGGCCAACTGGACGGTACGGTCCCGGCGGACGTACGGCCCGGGTTCGACCCGGGCGGCACGGCACGTACGGCGCGGGAGGTGCACGCGCTCCGCAGCGCCGACCTGAACCCCGGCACGCGGCCGCCCCTCGTGCCCACACACGGCGAGCACGCCCTCGCGACGCTTCGCGGAGAGCACGCGAACACCCTCACCGAGAGCGAGGCCCTGCACGCGTCCGAGTGGGACGCCATTCGCGAGTCCGCCACGGCCGTGGCGGTCCCCCGCGTACGGCACCCGTTCCAGGACGCCTCCCAGGTCGAACTGCGGAGGCTGGGCGTCACCGCTCCGGACAGAACGGTCAGCGAGTTCACGGTCAAGGTGCGGTACCAGGCCGACCCGGCCATGGCCCCGCATGACGTCGTACGGGCCCAGTCGCACGTCCTCGACGCCGTGGACCTCTACTACAACCACCAGCACCGACTCCAGGACGGTTCCCAGCTGCACGTACGCATGGAGTTCGAGGAGGCGCCGGCGTCCGCCGCGAGCGACGTCGTCCAGTTGCGGCAGGGCGATGGCGCGCGGCCGGGTGAACGGCCCGACATGCTGACCTGGTACGCCGACATGGACCCCGTCGCCGTCGCCCACGAGGTCGGCCACCACCTCGACCTGCACGATGAGTACGTCGACCCGCGGCGCGCCGGTGCCGGGACGCTCACCGCGCCGGGTGTGACGCGGGACCCCAGCGTGATGGGCAGTGGCCGGCGCTTCTGGGCGGACCACACGCCGGTCGTGGATCACAACGGGCATACCGTCCCCGGTACGGCCGGTCTCCGCGACCGCCATCTGGACGAGCTGTACGGGCGCGCCGAGCATGCCGCTCCGGACGCCCACGGAGACGCGGGCCCGCGCGTGCCGGGCGAACACTGGACACCACGTCATGACGGCGCGGCGCTCGAACTGCCCGACCACGTCCGCGACCTTCTCGGCCGACGCGACGAGGCCGGCCGGCCGGTGTTCCCGCCGGAGGGCCGCGATCCGCTGGAGCACGCCATGCTGCTCGACCGGACGCACGCGGTGTTCCGTGATGAGGTCCCGCCGGACCGGTTGACCAACGACCACGTGCGGTACACCGAGGCGCTGAACGACGCGGCGCACCGGCTCTACGAAACCGCGCACGACTATTCCTTCCGTGAGACCGATCTGCGCGGGCTGCGTCGTCTCGCCGACACCGTCGGCGCGACTCCGGACGGGGCGTTGCCGCACGCCGACCTCCTTCACGAGGTCGCCCAGCAGACCCTCGGCCGAGACCCCGCTCCGCGCGATGTCGAGGCCCTGACCAGGCTCGCCGAACACCTGCATGACCAGATGGGCGGCCGGCGCCCGTTCGAACTCCCCTCCGACGCCCTCCACCGTGCCGCGGCAGACCACCTCGGTGCCGCACCGGGCGCCGAGACCACCCGCCGGGCGGTCGAGCGCCTCGCCGAGGAGCGGTCGTACGCCCCCGACCCGGGCGGCGAACACCCGGTACCGCCCGTGGACGACTACGTGCGCAAGAAGAGAGAACGAATAGACGCGGCGAACGCCGCAATGAGGGAATACGAGCAGAAACACGGCCGCCTGAGCCCGCAGGACAAGCATGAACTACGTCAACGGATCAACGAACATCTCAGTGCGCAAGAGAGAGATGACGAGCCGCGCCGACCGAAATACCGCCAGGAGACCAGAAGGCTGATCATTGGGCAGGCGAAGCGAGACAAGGATGGAAACATCCTCGACGCGAACAGCGGCAAGCCCATCCAAAAAGGCGATCTACACATCGGGCACACACCCAAGAACGAATGGAGGAAGATCAGGGCCGACGCAAAAAGACTGGACCTTACCACACAGCAGATTAATACGGTGGTACAGAATCCCAGCATCTACCAGACAGAAAAGGGGAGTGGCAAGGACGGCAACAGCAGCCACAGACATGAGGATAAAACCAAAAGTCCAAGCGAACTTCTCCAGAATGCCAAGAAGCTCCCGGACGGCAGTGTCGTCGTGAATGGCGTCAGGGTATACCCTGACGGAAGGACGGTTGACGCACAGACCAAGAAGCCGATCAAACAGAGAGAACTCCCCACGGCATGGAAAATGCCGACCCCGGCAGAGCTGAAAAGAGCAGAGCGAGAGGAGACGAAGCAGGCTGGACAGCGACAGGACTGGCTCGAAGAGGTACAGGACAAGTCGAACCTGACACGAAAGGAGAAGGATGCGCTCGAGCAAGTAAAGAAGGCGAACGCACTGCGAGATAAGGCCAACGGGAGCTTTGTCTTCAAATCTTCTAGGGAAGATGCAGAAAAGAAGGCCGCAGCGGCGGAGCAGGCAGCCAAGGAAAAGATCGATAATGCCAGGAAGAAATGGTGGCAATGAGCGCGTCACCCATGAGGCTCTATCTTGACCATCTAAGCGACTGGGCGGGCAGAGAGCCGGAAAGCCACCTGATAACGGCCGATGGCACCGAACCGCCGGTATTCGCATTCACCTGCCCGGGACGGTTCGGCATGAACACGATCTCGGGCTTCACCTACGGCCTTTCCCTCGTGCCGCACCCGGAATGGCACCTGGGCAGCCCCGAGCTCTTCATCAGCATGGACTCCGACAACTCGGACTGGGTCCTCGCCGCCGGCTATGTCGCCAGCGCCTGGCGAGGCAAAGAACGGTACAGCGCCGGGGACGTGTTCGACCTCGGCGACCCGATCAGTCCGGACGAGTCCGAGATGTCGGTGCTGCTCCTCTTTCTGGTCACCGACCTGGAACCGGAATTCACCCGCATCGAGCTTCCTGGCGGCGTCGTCAACCTCGTCCAGCTTTACCCGATGTACGAGTCGGAGCTCGCGCTACTCCAGGAAAAGGGTGCCGCCGAGTTTCTTTCCACCGAGGACGTGGACTTCCACGACCCGCGGCGCCCACCGCTGAACCACTGACCAGAGACCACCAGCGGGCTCCCGCCCGGCGTCACCGCCCGTCGACCGTGGTCAGGCCGTCTTCACCCGCGACCTGGAGGCGACCGTCGACGAAGGCCACCGCCAATGGAGTCTGCGGAACCTTGACCTCGCCGGCGAGCTCGCCCGCGGGCAGGCGCCAGAGTCGTACGGCTCCGTCCTCGGCGGCGACCGCGAGATCGTTCTCCTCGAAGCACAACCCACGGACCGGCCCGTCGTTGCCGGGCAGCAGTGCGACCTGCGCGCCGGTGACGGCGTCCCACACCCGCACGACGCCGTCGTAACTCGCCGAGGCGAGTCGATCGCGGCCGAACGCCAGCGCGTACACGGGGTACATGTGGCCATGGATCGCCAGCAACGGCCGGCCGGATACGGCGTCCCACGTCCGTACGACCCGGTCATATCCCCCTGAAGCGATCACGCTGCGGCCGCCGACCGTGCCCGTCGCCAGGGCCGCGACTCCGGCGGTGTGGCCCAGCAGCCGGGCCCGGGGAACACCGGACCGCGCGTCCCAGGTCCGTACGGTGGCGTCCGCGCCACCGGAGACCAGGAGGTCGCCGGCGAACGTCAGCGCGAGAACCGGCGCGGTGTGCGGTGTCGGAACCTGGATCTCGTCGCCGGTACCGGTGTCGTGGATCCGCACCGTGCCGTCGTCGGTCCCGGAGATGAGACCACCGGGCCCGAACGCGACCGAGGTGACCGCTCCTTCCGCCGCGGGGATCGTACGGGCGAGCGTCCCGTCGCTCCAGACCCGCAGCGAGCCGTCCTTGTAACCGGCGGCGACCAGGCTCCGGCCATCGGCCGAGGTCGTGGCCACACTGCTCGGGACCGGCCCGCGCGCGAGCACGGCGACCGGGGCGCCGGTCAGGGCCGCCCAGAGCCGTACGCTGCCGTCCATTCCGGCGGTGACGACGACCGGCTCGCCGTCCGCCTCGGAGAAGCCGATGGCGGTGAGCCAGTCGCTGTCCGCGGACCAGGCCGCCAGCGGCTCACCGGTGCTCGCGTCCCAGGTGCGGACGGTCCCGTCGAGCGAGCACGAGCCGACGACCGGACGGCCGCGGGTCGTGGTCAGCGCCACACCGGTGACCGTCCCCGTGTGCCCCTCCAGCGCGTGGAGCTCTTTCCCGCCGGGCAGTTCCCACAGCCGTACGACACCGTCCTGCCCGCCCGAGGCCAGCGACCCTCGGGGCCCGTCGGCCGCGAGCGCGCCGACCCGGCCGGTGTGACCGCGCAGCGCGCCGATGACGTCGTGGCCGGCGGCGTCCCGCACCTCGACGGTGCCGTCGCCGGTGCCCGCGCAGATGAGGTCGCGTCCCCTGACCCGGACGTGGCACACGCTCGTGACCCCGCCTTCGCCGACCGGGATGGTCCCGAGATCGCCGGAGGTCCCGGCGGCCCAGATCCGGATGTCGCCGTCGTCTCCCGCCGTCAGCACGACCTGGCGGTCCGAGGCCATGCCCGCCGCCACCGCGGTCACCGGCCCGCGATGCCCGGCCCGTGCGTGCAGCAGCCGGCCCGTACGCGCGTCGTGCACCCTGATCACCCGGTCGTCACCGGCCGTGGCGAGAAGGTCGCTCTCATCGTCGGCGAGGGCCGCGGCCCGTACCGCCGTCCGGCCGGGAAAGGACAGGGGGGTTCCGCCGTGGCGGAAGAAGATCTTGATGTCGCCGTGGACGACCGCGTACGCGGGTTCCCCGCCGACGGTGCCGAACGCCGCCGCGGCGGACGCCGCCTCGGGCCGCCCGATCTCCTGCACGCGCCCGTGGACGACCGGCGGGAGCTCGTCCACGGTGGACCGCAGGGCTCCACCGCTGACCTGGCGTACGAGCGCGTCGAGAATCCGGAAGATCTCGCGGAGCGCCGGCTGGGCGGTGTCGTTCCAGCCGACCACGAGCGACCCGCCGGGCTCGACGACGAGCTCCCGGCGAGCGGCCCCCGGCGGGATCGGCCGCGGCTCGACCTCCGCGAACCCCGACCGGTCCAGCGCGTCGACGAGCCGCCGCCAAGCGGCCTGCTCGAGCCGTCCGCTCCAGGCACGGGACCCCACGGGGTCCCGATGGTCCAGCCGCAGGCCACCGTCCGCTCCAACGGTCAGGTCGAACCGGCCCGAAGCCTCGGTGGGGGCTCCCGAACGATAAGCGACCCGATCGGTGCCTCCGCCGACCATGCGGCCACCCTTCTTCCCCGTTGAGCGATGTCGCGATCCGGCAGTCACATTACCCAGCCGTGCGCAGCCGGAGCCCCTCGTTTCAAGGAAGCCCGAACCATGGCCCGGCAGGCGGCCGGACGCGTGGCGGGACCCCACGGCGACCGCACTCCCATGGACGTCTTGCCTGCTCAACGCCACGTTTGGCCCATTTCCCGGATAGTATCCGTTCCCTATCGCTGTACGCGGTTGTCCAGGTTTTGGGCGGAACGGAGGTACCGGTGTCCTTGACCGAGGCCCTACGGACGGGTGCTCCGCAGGCGTTCGGCGCGCTCTACGACGAGTACGCCGGAGCGCTCTACGCCTTCTGCCACGTGATGGTCGGCGACGAGGCGGGCGATACGCTGCGTGACGCCTTCGTCGCGGTCGCCCGTCATCCGGACGCCGCCCCGGGCGACGACGCGGAGTTGCCGGTGTGGCTGTACTCCCTCGCCCGTGCCGAGTGCGTACGGCGCGGCGCCCTCGTACGCGGCGTCGTGACGACCGGCTCGGCCGACCCGCTGCGGCGCGCACTGGCCCTCCTGACCCCCGAACACCGTGAGGTCCTGGCGCTGTCGAACGCTCTCGATCCGGAGCAGACCGCCCAGGTCCTCGGCATCACGCGGGACACCGCCGAGACCCTCGTACGGGAGGCGCAGCAGCGTCTGGAGCAGGCCGCCGCCTCGGTGAGCGGCCGGGAGGCGCCGGACTCGGCCATGCTCGTCGCGCTGAGCGGGGAGGCGCTGCACCGGCTGGTGACACTCGGGCACGAGCCTCCTGCCGGGCAACGGGAGTGGGTGTTGTCCTCGTGCGCGGCGGCCGGACGCACGCCCGGCCGTGCGACGGCGGCGGCGTTCGACGCCGACGGGACGCCGCTCCCCCTGGACGCGTTCTCCGCCCAGGCCGACGACGCCACCCACCAGTTCCCGAAGATCTCCTCGGACGAACCGGCCACCGAGCCGCTGCGCAAGATCGACTGGATCCCCGCGAGCCCGAGACCGGACCAGTCCGGGTCCGGGTCCGGCGAGGCTGGGTTCGCCGGGGCCGCGGGCGTCGGCCTGGGATCGGTCGGCTGGGAGTCCATGGACCAGGGATCCGATGGGGACCCGAACGCGAACACCGGCGAGCAGCCGGCGTTCGCCGGCGGCACGCACGCCAGGCAGCGAAGGCCGCTCCGCCGCCGGATCCTCCCGGTCGTGGCCCTGGTGGCCTGCGCCGCGGCGGCGACGGGCACGGCCCTGGCGTGGCCCGGCTCCCACCACGTGAGGGAGACCGGCTCGCTCGTACACCAGAGTGCGCCGCCGAGCCGTCCGGCCCAGCCGGCGCCCTCGGGCGACCAGTCCTCCCCCGCGACGCCTGCCGGTAGCGCCGCGCCGTCCCCGAGCAGCACCGACCCGGCCGGCGGCTCGGCCTCGGCGACCCCGGCCGAGCCGACCCCGACCACCGAACCGACCACGCCCCTTGACCCGCCGACGACCCGGCCGAAACCCCGTCACACCGCCGCGCCGGGCAACGGGCACCGGACCACACGTCCCCGGGGCCCGGGCCGGACATGCCACGGAGCCCCCGGGCGAGCGTCTTGGTGTGGTCGGCCACACCCTGGGCGCCCTTGGCACCCTCACTGGTAAGGCATCCAGCCATTACTTGATATGTCAAGAACGCGACGCACTATGGATCAACAACCACGGCGACTCCCCCGGCCCGCTCCCCGCCGGCTGGAAGAACTACTTCGTTTGGCAATGGGCCGACACGGGTGTCTTCCCAGGCGACCAGGACGTCATGAATCCAGACGCGCTCAAGCGACTTCTCCACCCGCACGACTGAGCCCGCCAAGAACGACACGAACCGGCCGTCAGGGCCTGTTGAAGCAGCGCTTCAGCTCGTTCAGGTCGTAGAAGTAACCGCCCTTGGCGACCGGCCGGCAGGTGCTCTTGAAAGCGGTCTCCTTCTCGTTGTAGAGCATCCGCACCAGGTATTCGGTGCCCCTCGCGGTGGCCGGCTTTCCGTTGCCGCCGCGAGGGGTTCCGGCGTACAGGTCCCACTCCACGTTCGCGGCCATCGGGGCGACGTTCGCGCCTCGCCATGGGTTGTTCTGGTAGCTGTACGGCTGGTTCAGCGCCGCGGCTCTGGTGCTGCCGGGCAGGCCGAGCAGGACGGCGAGCGGCTCGATCTCCTCGGCGTGGGTGAAGCGGAGCACCGCCCCGGTCGCACTGGTGCCGCCGGCCCTGGCCTCGACCCTGGCGAACAGGTCGTCGAGCAGGACGCCGGCCATCCCGTACGTGATCGTGCGCCCGCTGAAGGCGGGGCCGCTCTGGTAGAACTCCTCGGCATCGTCGAGGTAGGCGAACCAGCGGGCGTCCTCGGCCGGGAGGAAGGCGTCGAGGTCCACGTTCGGGGCCTCGACGCTCAGGTCCGGCGCCGAGCTGTAGAGCTCGAACAGCGAGCGGGAGAAGGCGATCTGGTCGTCGGCGGACATCGCGGCGGCGAAGCCGGTGCCGAACAGGCGTGAGACGACGTGCCGGGCCGCCTTCGCGGTACGGGGCTCATCATCGATCTTGGCGAGAACCGCGGCCAGGTCCGGATCACTGTCCAGGTACGCCTGGTAGTCGGCGTTCTGGGGTTGCTTGTGGAAGTACAACAGGTCCTTGTCCGTCACGGGAGCCTGGATCAGACCGGCCAGCGCCGGGTCGCCGGAGGTCAGGCCGCCCGTGAAGGCGTTGGCGCTCGCCACGGCGCGGTCCACACCGGAGGTCACGACCTCGATCGGCGCCTTCTCGGCGACGATCGCGGAGAAGAGCGCGGGCATGCGGCGCTCCATGCGCAGCGCGATCCCCTGCTGCTCCTGCTCGCCGCGCCCGGCGAGGTCGCCGTACCCGACCGAGGAGGCGCCGGCCAGCAGCGTCTGCACCTGCGGCCCGAGCCGCGTACCCAGCCGGGTCAGGGCGTCCTGGGCCTGCGCGCTCCGCAGTACCGCGAGTACGGCGTCGCCGTCGTCGCTGTCGGTCATGGCACGTGAGCCGTGCCGGACGACGTTCTCGGCGAAGACGGGGGCGAAGTCCCTGGGCGGGGACTGGTAGTCGCCCAGCCGTTCCTGCGGGGCGTACGGCGTCTTCGTCGTCGAGAAGTGCGGGCCGGGGTGGGACGGAACCCGCGCCGAGGCGGTACCGCCGGGGAGGGCGACGACCGCGGCCACCAGAGCCGCGGTCAATGCGGCGCCGGAGGTGACGATGCGTTTCATGGTGGATCTCTCTGCAGCAGGCCCAGGCGGCTGACCGGCCCGGATGACGTCTCGCACGCTGGCAACCTCGAGGGAACGGCCGACGAGCCGGACCTTTCACCTGGGTGAGGCAGAGATGAACTACGCCGAGCGCCGCCGCGACAGGTTCGGCCGCGCGGCGGCGCTCTCGTACTCCTCGGTACCCGCGGGCAGATGACGGAAGTGTCCGTGCCCGCCCGGTCAGGTCGTTCCGTCGTCCCAGTTGAAGCCGTACGTCGGTGGCAGGTCCGGCAAGAACCACTGCTGGTCGAGGTGGAAGCCGCAGTCCTGCATGACCAGGGGGGTGCCGGTCGCGGTGCTGCCGTTGGCCAGGTTCGCGCACCTGAAGGACGCCGCGTTGCGGAGGCTCCAGAGGCCGTCCAGGCCGCCGGGGTGCACCGCGGCGAAGGTCCATTGCTGGTCACCGGACACCGGGCTGGTGCAGTCCCGCAGCACCAGCGGGGTACCGAGCGGAGTCGGGACAGGGTGGTTCGCGGCGAGGCTGAAGCACTTGCCGCCGAAGCCGCGGACCGAGCCGTCGCGGCCGGTGCCGTGCCAGGGCTGGTTGCAGTCCATCAGCACTATCGGAGTGCCGTCGGTCGTGTCGCCGTTCCTCGGGCCGATGCACTTGGCGGCACCGGAGACGTTGGCGCGGATCAGTGTGAAGGGAAAGTCGGCGGCATGAGCGGCCGCCGATGTCAGCACCAGGGACGTCAGCAGTGTTAACCCGGTGAGGGCCGTGGCCAGTAGTCGGGACATGTCGGCTCCTGTGAAACCGTTGGAAGACCTCGTGACACGCAGGCACGTGTCTGCCCTGAGGGCGTTCCATCCCGTGACAGCCGGTGGAACCGCATCGCCACTCCCCGGCAGCGATCGGCGTCGAGCAAGCCCGGGGTCTCACGTTCAGTCGAGCCGGACCACGATGCCGGTCACGCCGCCGAGTACGACGGCGGCGCCGGCACGGACGGCACGCCCGGCGCGCTCGGTCGAGGTGGTCGGGGGTGACCATGGCCAAGGGGTCGATCAGGTCATTGCCGGCACTGACGACGAGGTGGGGCGCCAGGTCGATCGCCCTGCCGATGCTCGCGACGCGGCGGGCTCGATCGCCCCGCTCGCCGCTGTCAGGACGACGGCGCGCGCCTGGACGGCCCCCTGGGCGTCGCTGCTAATCCCCGCCGTCCTCTGCGTGCTCCTCGTCGCGGGCCTGGTCTTCCGGCGCCGCCGCCGGAAGACCAGGCTCCGCGAGGAGGTTCACGTCCCCCAGGACCTGGCCGAGGACGTCAGCGCGTGACGGTGAGCGTCACCCTGTTGTTCCTGTAGGACACCCTGAACTGATGGCCGTCCGCGCGCACGACGCCGCCTTCGGCCAGCCCGTGGAATGTCCCGCTGACCGACCTGCCGCTCATGATCGTCAGCACCGCGCCCCGGGTGAGGGTTCCGCCCGCGTCCACGTGCAGGTTCCCGTGCAACACCAGATCACCGGCGGCGCGAACGCTCGTGTAGGCGCTGTCACCGGAGATGGCCACCGCGAGGCGCCCCTCCCTGCCGATGCGCACGTCACCGCCGACGTTCAGGACGTTGCCAGGAGCGACGTGCTCATGGGCCGCTTCGAGGGGCGCTACACCAGGCTGGAGTACGCCCGCGGCGACGTCGACGCCGTCGGCCACGCTGCCGCTGCCACCGAGCGTCCC
It encodes:
- a CDS encoding GH-E family nuclease; this encodes MGAPGYDVTFDTWSKAGHGISGAADTLSLAVDSLCHSLAAAGQPWGSDEIGQAFFNGAEGAAGFGVVRDSVLSGLADTVNLLRATGGTLVVTGQNYRLAEEASTVGGSLPQGADKDALAEQRPYHLPAVTAGLAHSDPPPSVVRQMANLLAKLVGGCEWPDGDMAGLASVKAAFDEAAKSVLGAAQNLDDHARTVTANNAGEAVDKFGSFAAALRGGGEEGGLLWLAGMCAALADSVDFLIRQKNAARSQLELSCGFLVLTWAAAWAISWLTGGTSIAAAEAVTAAEGFAVKTFFLQIAKAVGVGVWFAGGMDGAAQLARIQQGLQKGFDGGEFLSALGEGAIAGAVMGGIGAGLAARTRLTTALTDWMGADGAKGVVSRLAFAGTTGTVGNLAAQGLVEHHLDLAQAAQFGFGMAGLGAVGELGKRHFGGAPAGPHSDVPALADGSAPAPATGHAPPSTPPAVTEIRTEPPSAPALPHDGGGLPGETGPADAGSTTLAGHENPVPRADGQGAGPSPADQGGGQSRIGTIINQPPGRTPADHVVAEGAPGVPMAVVDATPRPAVPTSVRTGAPVEGRVASSDSPPPATRPVPDGAARARPAAEDGPSPAAPPEHAASARPGDGSTLAAGDTARPAGAPAPGQVAAGDVPLDGGGRAGPVAPSHTPDQAGSPAGLAAVASPADGGAALHPAESHAGDAPAPVTPRPGQLDGTVPADVRPGFDPGGTARTAREVHALRSADLNPGTRPPLVPTHGEHALATLRGEHANTLTESEALHASEWDAIRESATAVAVPRVRHPFQDASQVELRRLGVTAPDRTVSEFTVKVRYQADPAMAPHDVVRAQSHVLDAVDLYYNHQHRLQDGSQLHVRMEFEEAPASAASDVVQLRQGDGARPGERPDMLTWYADMDPVAVAHEVGHHLDLHDEYVDPRRAGAGTLTAPGVTRDPSVMGSGRRFWADHTPVVDHNGHTVPGTAGLRDRHLDELYGRAEHAAPDAHGDAGPRVPGEHWTPRHDGAALELPDHVRDLLGRRDEAGRPVFPPEGRDPLEHAMLLDRTHAVFRDEVPPDRLTNDHVRYTEALNDAAHRLYETAHDYSFRETDLRGLRRLADTVGATPDGALPHADLLHEVAQQTLGRDPAPRDVEALTRLAEHLHDQMGGRRPFELPSDALHRAAADHLGAAPGAETTRRAVERLAEERSYAPDPGGEHPVPPVDDYVRKKRERIDAANAAMREYEQKHGRLSPQDKHELRQRINEHLSAQERDDEPRRPKYRQETRRLIIGQAKRDKDGNILDANSGKPIQKGDLHIGHTPKNEWRKIRADAKRLDLTTQQINTVVQNPSIYQTEKGSGKDGNSSHRHEDKTKSPSELLQNAKKLPDGSVVVNGVRVYPDGRTVDAQTKKPIKQRELPTAWKMPTPAELKRAEREETKQAGQRQDWLEEVQDKSNLTRKEKDALEQVKKANALRDKANGSFVFKSSREDAEKKAAAAEQAAKEKIDNARKKWWQ
- a CDS encoding suppressor of fused domain protein codes for the protein MVAMSASPMRLYLDHLSDWAGREPESHLITADGTEPPVFAFTCPGRFGMNTISGFTYGLSLVPHPEWHLGSPELFISMDSDNSDWVLAAGYVASAWRGKERYSAGDVFDLGDPISPDESEMSVLLLFLVTDLEPEFTRIELPGGVVNLVQLYPMYESELALLQEKGAAEFLSTEDVDFHDPRRPPLNH
- a CDS encoding WD40 repeat domain-containing protein; the encoded protein is MVGGGTDRVAYRSGAPTEASGRFDLTVGADGGLRLDHRDPVGSRAWSGRLEQAAWRRLVDALDRSGFAEVEPRPIPPGAARRELVVEPGGSLVVGWNDTAQPALREIFRILDALVRQVSGGALRSTVDELPPVVHGRVQEIGRPEAASAAAAFGTVGGEPAYAVVHGDIKIFFRHGGTPLSFPGRTAVRAAALADDESDLLATAGDDRVIRVHDARTGRLLHARAGHRGPVTAVAAGMASDRQVVLTAGDDGDIRIWAAGTSGDLGTIPVGEGGVTSVCHVRVRGRDLICAGTGDGTVEVRDAAGHDVIGALRGHTGRVGALAADGPRGSLASGGQDGVVRLWELPGGKELHALEGHTGTVTGVALTTTRGRPVVGSCSLDGTVRTWDASTGEPLAAWSADSDWLTAIGFSEADGEPVVVTAGMDGSVRLWAALTGAPVAVLARGPVPSSVATTSADGRSLVAAGYKDGSLRVWSDGTLARTIPAAEGAVTSVAFGPGGLISGTDDGTVRIHDTGTGDEIQVPTPHTAPVLALTFAGDLLVSGGADATVRTWDARSGVPRARLLGHTAGVAALATGTVGGRSVIASGGYDRVVRTWDAVSGRPLLAIHGHMYPVYALAFGRDRLASASYDGVVRVWDAVTGAQVALLPGNDGPVRGLCFEENDLAVAAEDGAVRLWRLPAGELAGEVKVPQTPLAVAFVDGRLQVAGEDGLTTVDGR
- a CDS encoding RNA polymerase sigma factor, which translates into the protein MSLTEALRTGAPQAFGALYDEYAGALYAFCHVMVGDEAGDTLRDAFVAVARHPDAAPGDDAELPVWLYSLARAECVRRGALVRGVVTTGSADPLRRALALLTPEHREVLALSNALDPEQTAQVLGITRDTAETLVREAQQRLEQAAASVSGREAPDSAMLVALSGEALHRLVTLGHEPPAGQREWVLSSCAAAGRTPGRATAAAFDADGTPLPLDAFSAQADDATHQFPKISSDEPATEPLRKIDWIPASPRPDQSGSGSGEAGFAGAAGVGLGSVGWESMDQGSDGDPNANTGEQPAFAGGTHARQRRPLRRRILPVVALVACAAAATGTALAWPGSHHVRETGSLVHQSAPPSRPAQPAPSGDQSSPATPAGSAAPSPSSTDPAGGSASATPAEPTPTTEPTTPLDPPTTRPKPRHTAAPGNGHRTTRPRGPGRTCHGAPGRASWCGRPHPGRPWHPHW
- a CDS encoding histidine-type phosphatase, which produces MKRIVTSGAALTAALVAAVVALPGGTASARVPSHPGPHFSTTKTPYAPQERLGDYQSPPRDFAPVFAENVVRHGSRAMTDSDDGDAVLAVLRSAQAQDALTRLGTRLGPQVQTLLAGASSVGYGDLAGRGEQEQQGIALRMERRMPALFSAIVAEKAPIEVVTSGVDRAVASANAFTGGLTSGDPALAGLIQAPVTDKDLLYFHKQPQNADYQAYLDSDPDLAAVLAKIDDEPRTAKAARHVVSRLFGTGFAAAMSADDQIAFSRSLFELYSSAPDLSVEAPNVDLDAFLPAEDARWFAYLDDAEEFYQSGPAFSGRTITYGMAGVLLDDLFARVEARAGGTSATGAVLRFTHAEEIEPLAVLLGLPGSTRAAALNQPYSYQNNPWRGANVAPMAANVEWDLYAGTPRGGNGKPATARGTEYLVRMLYNEKETAFKSTCRPVAKGGYFYDLNELKRCFNRP
- a CDS encoding RICIN domain-containing protein, with product MSRLLATALTGLTLLTSLVLTSAAAHAADFPFTLIRANVSGAAKCIGPRNGDTTDGTPIVLMDCNQPWHGTGRDGSVRGFGGKCFSLAANHPVPTPLGTPLVLRDCTSPVSGDQQWTFAAVHPGGLDGLWSLRNAASFRCANLANGSTATGTPLVMQDCGFHLDQQWFLPDLPPTYGFNWDDGTT